In a single window of the Rhodamnia argentea isolate NSW1041297 chromosome 2, ASM2092103v1, whole genome shotgun sequence genome:
- the LOC115726511 gene encoding filament-like plant protein 4, giving the protein MERRSWPWKRKSSDKAAAEKAAVEKAAAVLDSAGASPPRPKSQSNQETYKKPNYVQISVESYTHLTGLEDQVKFYEEQVQTLEDHIKDLDDHIKELDEQLSTANSEITAKDTLAKQHAKVAEDAVSGWEKAEAEALALKSHLESVTLSKLTAEDRASHLDGALKECMRQIRNLKEDHERNLQEVVLTKTKQWENFKHDLEVKIVNLDQELLKSAAENAAISRSLQERSNMLIKMSEQKSQAEAEIEMLKSSIESLEREMGSLKYEVHVVSKELEIRNEEKNLSMRSAEAANKQHMEGVKKIAKLETECQRLRGLVRKRLPGPAAVAQMKLEVESLGRDYGESRLKRSPVKPSSPHYSHGSEFSLDNVQNFHKENEFLTERLLAMEEEMKMLKEALAARNTELQTSRNMCAKITSKLQTLETQLQITSQERSLPKSAVVVPAGGSLSHNESNPPSLISMSEDGNDDGRSCADSWATTSFSELSQFKKDRKPEPNKADDTSHSELMDDFLEMEKLASLSNNSNESVSCSDNSDKRALKNVDNVAAMQIQEDSGSVQTLITPDALPSVNNEVCIDQMLLMKLQSRMSSMFESVSKEDDMDKILKDIKQVMLDAFATLQEQSVSLKKCKSDSSCCTQACSEEAVSTALKDANLSEDLAGAITHIKKFVLLQRKEALTVRDIPHDADVFGQEIDEFLVTFQKVLNGETSLASFVLDLSSVLTKASELNFNVLGYKDLGSEMNSPDCIDKVALPENKVVQPDSSKKNYQNRCGTASDTSSNPEFPDCGNLASGYDANTMQHKVSLEEHENLKLERENMVSDLARYSQNLETIKIQLQETEELLSEVKSQLASAQKSNSLAETQLKCMAESYRSLEIRAQGLETEVNILRAKTESLNTELQEEKRGRHDALARCKDLHEQLQRAESCLIESGADNRTKQEKELSAAAEKLAECQETIFLLGKQLQALCPQTDLSSVPTDEISQEAEGTVKDEPTSTSTQLQSVDHAEIDSVTSYNLHRESSESALALCDSPGSPSDAEEDILRSPVNSKHPKHRTTSSGSSSSSSPTLEKKTRGFSRFFSAKGENGN; this is encoded by the exons ATGGAACGCCGAAGCTGGCCCTGGAAGAGAAAGTCATCAGATAAGGCAGCTGCTGAGAAGGCAGCAGTTGAAAAGGCGGCAGCTGTATTAGATTCTGCCGGTGCTTCACCACCGCGGCCTAAGTCCCAGAGTAATCAG GAGACCTACAAAAAACCAAATTATGTTCAAATCTCTGTTGAGTCATATACACATCTAACTGGTTTGGAAGATCAAGTGAAATTTTATGAGGAACAAGTACAGACATTAGAGGACCATATCAAGGATTTAGATGACCATATTAAGGAATTAGATGAACAGCTCTCCACTGCTAATTCAGAGATAACTGCCAAGGACACCCTGGCAAAACAGCATGCTAAAGTTGCTGAAGATGCTGTCTCAG GGTGGGAAAAGGCTGAGGCAGAAGCCCTGGCATTGAAAAGTCATTTGGAGTCTGTCACACTATCAAAACTCACTGCTGAAGACCGGGCATCACATCTAGATGGAGCCCTGAAGGAGTGCATGAGGCAAATAAGAAATCTTAAGGAAGATCACGAAAGGAATTTGCAGGAAGTTGTCCTCACCAAAACAAAGCAATGGGAAAACTTTAAGCATGACCTTGAAGTGAAGATAGTGAATCTGGATCAGGAACTGCTCAAATCTGCTGCTGAGAATGCAGCAATTTCTAGGTCATTGCAAGAGCGCTCTAACATGCTCATTAAGATGAGTGAACAGAAATCACAGGCAGAGGCTGAAATAGAGATGTTAAAGAGTAGTATTGAGTCATTAGAGAGGGAAATGGGTTCACTTAAATATGAAGTCCATGTAGTCTCGAAAGAGCTTGAAATCCGCAATGAAGAGAAGAATCTGAGTATGAGGTCTGCAGAAGCAGCTAACAAGCAGCATATGGAGGGTGTTAAAAAGATAGCTAAGCTAGAGACAGAGTGCCAAAGGCTACGTGGTTTAGTGCGCAAGAGATTACCTGGTCCGGCAGCAGTTGCACAAATGAAGTTAGAGGTTGAGAGCTTAGGAAGGGATTATGGAGAATCGCGGCTGAAGAGATCTCCTGTCAAGCCTTCTTCTCCTCATTATTCCCATGGGTCGGAATTTTCTCTTGACAATGTCCAAAACTTTCACAAAGAGAACGAATTCCTCACAGAACGTTTATTGGCCATGGAAGAGGAGATGAAGATGCTAAAAGAAGCTTTGGCTGCCCGTAATACTGAATTGCAGACTTCGAGGAACATGTGTGCTAAGATCACCAGCAAGCTTCAGACCCTAGAAACGCAACTCCAAATTACCAGTCAAGAAAGAAGTTTACCAAAATCTGCTGTTGTGGTCCCTGCTGGAGGTTCCTTAAGTCATAATGAAAGTAATCCACCTAGCCTGATATCGATGTCGGAAGATGGAAATGATGATGGGAGGAGTTGTGCTGACTCATGGGCAACAACGTCCTTTTCTGAGCTTTCCCAATTTAAGAAAGATAGGAAACCGGAACCAAACAAAGCTGATGATACAAGTCACTCAGAACTCATGGATGACTTCTTGGAAATGGAGAAGCTGGCTAGTTTgtcaaacaattcaaatgaATCTGTCTCCTGTTCTGATAATTCTGACAAAAGGGCATTAAAGAATGTGGATAACGTTGCTGCAATGCAGATCCAGGAAGATTCAGGTTCTGTGCAAACTCTGATTACTCCTGATGCATTACCATCTGTAAACAATGAAGTTTGTATCGATCAGATGCTGCTGATGAAGTTGCAATCGAGAATGTCCTCAATGTTTGAGTCTGTATCCAAAGAGGATGACATGGACAAAATTTTGAAGGATATTAAACAAGTAATGCTCGATGCATTTGCTACATTGCAGGAGCAAAGTGTGTCTTTAAAGAAATGCAAGTCTGATTCCTCATGCTGTACACAAGCCTGTTCTGAAGAAGCTGTCAGTACTGCTCTAAAGGATGCCAACCTGTCCGAAGATTTGGCTGGTGCTATAACTCATATAAAAAAGTTTGTTCTTCTGCAACGCAAAGAGGCCCTGACAGTCCGTGACATACCTCATGATGCTGATGTATTTGGCCAGGAAATTGATGAGTTCCTTGTCACCTTTCAGAAAGTTTTAAATGGAGAGACAAGTTTGGCAAGTTTTGTCCTTGACCTCTCTAGTGTATTGACAAAGGCAAGTGAGCTCAATTTCAACGTCCTTGGCTACAAGGATCTTGGATCAGAAATGAACAGCCCCGATTGCATAGACAAGGTCGCTCTACCCGAGAATAAGGTGGTTCAGCCTGATTCTTCCAAAAAGAATTATCAGAATAGATGTGGTACTGCATCTGATACATCCTCTAACCCTGAATTCCctgattgtggcaatttagcTTCAGGATATGATGCTAATACAATGCAACACAAGGTCTCATTGGAAGAGCATGAGAACTTGAAATTAGAGAGGGAAAATATGGTGTCAGATTTAGCCAGATATAGTCAAAATTTGGAGACAATAAAGATTCAGCTTCAGGAAACTGAGGAGCTGCTATCAGAAGTTAAATCACAGTTGGCTTCCGCTCAGAAGTCAAATAGCTTAGCAGAAACACAGTTAAAATGTATGGCAGAGTCATACAGGTCACTAGAAATACGAGCGCAAGGACTAGAAACTGAGGTAAACATTCTGAGAGCAAAAACAGAGAGTTTGAATACCGAGCTTCAGGAAGAAAAAAGGGGTCGACATGATGCTTTGGCCAGATGTAAAGATCTTCATGAGCAGTTACAGAG GGCTGAAAGTTGCTTAATCGAGAGCGGTGCTGACAATAGGACCAAACAG GAGAAAGAATTATCAGCGGCAGCAGAGAAGCTAGCCGAGTGCCAAGAAACCATATTTCTTCTCGGCAAACAGTTGCAAGCTTTATGTCCCCAAACAGACCTCTCAAGTGTGCCAACAGATGAAATCAGTCAAGAAGCTGAAGGAACTGTTAAGGATGAACCAACGAGTACTAGCACGCAATTGCAAAGCGTTGATCATGCAGAGATAGACAGTGTCACTTCATATAATTTGCACAGAGAGAGTTCTGAATCTGCACTAGCCCTGTGTGATTCCCCAGGTAGCCCATCTGATGCAGAAGAAGACATTCTGAGATCTCCTGTCAATTCCAAGCATCCGAAACACAGAACTACCTCATCAGGTTCCTCGTCTTCCTCTTCTCCAACGCTGGAGAAGAAAACGAGGGGATTCAGCAGATTCTTCTCTGCAAAAGGTGAGAACGGTAACTAG